TGCGGTTGAATCCGATTCGTAGATGGGCACAACTACGCCGCCAACGGTCATTACTGCCAGGTCAAGGACCAGCCAGTCAAAACTGGTGGGCGACAAGATTGCCACCCGCTCACCGGCCTCCAGACCCCACGCAAGAAAACCTCGTGCGATCACCTCGACGCGATCCAGCAGGTCAGACGCGGTGATGGGAAGCGTTGCGCCCACCGAGGAGCGATCTTCAACCACGACATCAAAGGGGAACTCGTCGGCACGCTTGCGCAGCATTGACGGAATCGTCATCAATGGATCCACCGGCTGGGTGAGGTCAGCACGATATACGGTCTGATCTCGGTCAGACATTGTGATTCCCTTTCATGTGGACAGTCATGATGGACGACGGGGCGGCCATCATCTATGTTTCAGACAAGCTTACCGCAGGCGGGCGAGCACCTTACACGTTGAAGTACATGTCGAACTCTGCTGGGTGCGGGTAGGCACGCATCGGCGCGATCTCGTTGGCGATCTTGTACTCAATCCACGTGTCAATCAAATCCTGCGTAAAGACGTCGTTTTCTGTCAGGAAGTCTGAATCGGCACGCAGGTGATCCAACGCCGCTTCAAGAGAGTGAGGCAGCTTGGCGATATCGGTGTATTCCTGCGGAGGCAGGTCGTACAGATCCTTATCGATGGGGGCGGCAGGCTCCACGCGGTTGCGAATACCGTCCAGGCCGGCCATCAGGCACGCCGAGAAGGACAGGTACGGGTTCGCTGACGGGTCAGGTACGCGGTACTCGACACGCTTGGCCTTTGGTGAGGTTCCTGACACCGGAATGCGGATACACGCTGACCTGTTGCGCGCCGAATAAACGAGGTTGACCGGCGCTTCGAAGCCCGGCATGAGTCGACGGTAGGAGTTAATCGACGGGTTCGTAAAGGCGAGCAGGGCGGGCGCGTGCTCCAACAGGCCTCCGATGAACCAGCGCGCCAGGTCGGACAGGGAACCATATCCTCGTTCGTCATAGAACAGCGGGTCGCCGTCTTTCCACAGGGACAGGTGGGTGTGCATACCAGAGCCGTTGTCACCGAAGAGTGGCTTAGGCATGAACGTGGCGGTCTTGCCGCATTCCCACGCGGAGTTGCGCACAATGTACTTGAACTTCATCATGTCGTCGGCGGCCTGGCACAGAGGTGCAAAACGGTAGTTGATCTCATGCTGGCCGCCTGCACCGACCTCGTGGTGCGCGCGCTCAATGACGAGGCCCGCTTCAGCAAGATTGTGTGTCATGTGATCACGAACGTCAGCAAACATATCTATCGGGGAAACCGGCGCGTACCCGCCTTTCAGTGGCGTCTTGTAGCCCAGGTTCATGCCGTCCTCGTTGCGCGCGGTGTTCCAGTAGGCATCATCGCTGTCCAGTCGGAACATGCTGTGGTGAGGCTCGACTTTGTACTGCACGCTGTCAAACATGTAGAACTCGGCTTCAGCGCCGATGAAGCACGTATCGGCAATGCCGGTCGACTTCAGATAGGCCTCAGCTTTTTGCGCCACCTGCCGCGGATCACGGGAGAACGGTTCAGAGGTGAACGGATCAACGACCGAAAAGACGACGACCAGTGTCTTGGCAGCGCGGAAAGGGTCGACGTAGGCGGTGGTGATGTCGGGGACGAGCTTCATATCGGACTCGTGAATCGCGGAAAAGCCGCGCACAGATGAACCGTCGAACATCAGGCCGTCTGACAACGCGCCGTCGATGAACTCATTGGGAGGAACAATCATGTGCTGCTGAATGCCGAAAAGATCGCAGTAGCGTACATCGATGAATTCAATCTCTTCACGTGTGATGAAGTCGACTATTTCTTTCTCGCTGGTGAACATTCGTGTGTCCCTTCCGGGTCGATTCATGAGATCACGGCAGTCGCCATGTCTGAGTGTACTCATTTGAACGCCCGCACTCACATCGCGTCCGTCCTGCGTGGTGCCGTTCAATTGGCGCCGTCGCTGCCGGAAGCTAGGCTAAAGGAATGGCGAAGTTGGATCAGTGGCGCCCTCGGACGAGCGACATTCCCACGCAGCCGGGAGTGTACCGATTTCGTGACGACCAGGGCCGCGTCATCTATGTCGGTAAAGCGAAAAACCTTCGCAACCGGCTGACCAACTATTTTCAGGATCCTCAGGTTCTGCATCCGCGCACCCGCCACATGGTTGCAACAGCTGCCAGCGTGCAGTGGACAGTTGTGTCTAACGAGATCGAAGCGCTCTCCCTGGAATTCACGTGGATCAAGGAATTCGACCCGCGATTCAACGTGATGTATCGCGATGACAAGTCCTATCCGTACCTTGCGGTGACGATGTCAGAAAAGTTTCCGCGTGTCCACATCACGCGGCAGTCGCGCAGAAAAGGCACACGCTATTTTGGCCCCTACACGCAAGTGTGGGCGATCCGCGAAACCATCGACATGCTGCTGCGAGTTTTCCCTGTCAGAACATGTTCACCTGGTGTCTTCAAACGCTACCAGGCGCAGTGCAGGCCGTGTCTGCTGGGCGATATTGGCAAATGCTCTGCGCCGTGTGCCGGGCGCATCAGTGCCGACGCTCATCGTGAACTTGCGCAGAACCTGTGTGAGTTCATGCAGGGCAAGGCTGCGCCGGTTATTCGCTCCCTTGAGGAACAGATGAAGCAGGCTGCCGCCGAACTCGACTTTGAGAAAGCCGCCAGGCTGCGTGACGATCTGAAAGCCATGACGACGGTGCTGGAGCGTAACACGATGGTCCTGGAGGACGGAACTGACGCTGACGTATTCGCCCTGGCGTGTGATGAACTGGACGCTGCCGTGTATGTCTTCCACGTGCGGGGAGGTCGCGTACGAGGCACACGCGGCTGGGTAGTAGACCGCGTTGACGATGCGAGTGAGGCAGATCTGATGAGCGCTCTGCTCGAGCAAGTTTACGGAGACGTTCCTGCCGCCGAACAACCTTTACGAGGGCGGCCGCGCGGCCAGGCTGAAGCCCGGTCGGTCGACGATGTGGCACATACGCCCACATCAGCGCTTCCCCGGGAAGTTCTGGTGTCAGTGGAGCCTGCGGATCGCGACGCCCTGGAGAAGTGGCTCACCACGTTGCGCGGTGCGCGTGTGCGTGTGCGTGTGCCTCAGCGCGGAACCGCGGCTTCCTTGATGAAAACGGTGCAGGAAAACGCGCAGCAGTCGCTGGTTCTTCACCGCACGAAACGTGCCAGTGACCTCACCCAGCGGTCCCGGGCGCTCGAAGAACTGGCTGAGAACCTCGGCCTGGAAGCAGCACCGCTGCGTATCGAGTGCTACGACATTTCCCACACAGCCGGCCAGCAGCAGGTTGCTTCGATGGTGGTATTTGAAGATGGTGCCCCGCGTAAGTCGGACTACCGCACGTTCAATATCCGACCGCGCTCCGACGGCACACCGCCTGACGATACGGCGGCAATGACGCAGGTATTGCAGCGGCGCTTCACCCGCCTGCTGGCGGAAGAGGCCGGCATTGAAGGTGAAGACGATGATGGTGTGGAGTTCGCTACTGGACCGATCGATCCGCACACGGGACGCCCTCGTCGATTTTCCTACCGGCCGGATCTTGTGGTGGTTGACGGCGCACTGGCGCAGGTGAATGCGGCCGAAAAGGCTTTAACAGGGGTGGGGGTTGACCTGCCGGTTGTAGGACTGGCCAAACGTCTGGAGGAAGTGTGGGTGCCTGGTGATGAGTTTCCACTGATTTTGCCTCGCACCTCGGCTGCTCTGTATTTGCTGCAGTATTTGCGCGATGAATCTCACCGTTTTGCGATTACGCACCATCGGCGTCGACGCACGAAAGCACAGACGCGGTCTGTCCTGGACGGAATTGAGGGACTGGGGCCCGTACGTCAAAAAGCGTTGCTGGCTCATTTCGGCTCGGTGAAGCGCCTGCGGGCTGCCAGCGCTGAGCAGATTGAACACGTCCAGGGTATCGGACCAGCATTGGCCGCTACTATTGTGGAATCGCTTGGCACTGACCGTGAGGAGACTCGCAATGACTGAATCGACGTCGCCCCTTCCTACACCGCTTCCGGCGCGGGTATTGCTGCTGGGATCGGGGGAACTGGGGCGTGAACTGACGATTTCGCTCAAGCGCCTGGGCGCCCATGTGACTGCGGTCGATGCCTATGCGCATGCTCCCGCGATGCAGGTTGCGGATGACTATCGTGTGATCGACATGAGCGATCCGGACTCTTTGCGTGACGTGCTCAGCAGCGTGCACGTTGACCTGATTGTGCCCGAACTGGAAGCAATTGCCACGCACGTGCTGGCCGAATTTGAACAGGCTGGGAGCGCACGCGTCGTTCCGAACGCGTTCGCGGTGCAGGCAACGATGGATCGCGAACGCATACGTAGCGTGGCGAGTGCTGTTCCAGGGGTGCGCACATCGAAGTTTCGCTTCGCATCCAGTGTCGACGAGGTGCGCAGCGCGCTGGAATATACGGGCGTACCGGCCTTCATTAAACCCACGATGTCCTCGTCGGGACATGGACAGTCGCGAGTTGAATCCGTTGACGAGGCTGAATCGGCGTGGACATGTGCCCAGGACGATGCGCGGGCCACCACAGGGCGCGTCATCGTTGAGGAGGGCGTGACATTCGACTGTGAAATCACTCTGCTCACCGTGCGGTGGTGGGACGACGAGGCAGGCGAGGTTCGAACCAGCGTGTGTGAACCGATCGGTCACCGGCAGGTCAGCGGTGACTACGTTGAATCGTGGCAAAGCGCCGACATTTCACCGCCTGCACGTGAGCGAGCCGAGGAGATGGCTATTGCCGTCACCGACGCTCTGGCAGAGCACGGGGCGGAGCCATGTCTGGGACTGTTTGGAGTGGAGTTCTTCATTCAGGGCGACGACGTGTGGTTCTCCGAGTTGTCACCGCGCCCACATGACACCGGCATGGTGACCATGATGACGCAGGACCAATCTGAATTCGACATTCATGCTCGCGCGATCCTTGGCCTGCCCGTCGACACGACGATGCGCCGCACTGGAGCATCTGCAGTTGTGAAGGCGCCACGAGCGTTCTCCCTTGCCGGTTACGAGGGTGTCGCCCGCGCGCTACGTGACGGAGGAGATTTGAGAATCTTCTCGAAATCCGCCACGCGTGCCGGCCGCAGGCTGGCGGTGGCGCTGGCATGGGGCGACTCGGTGCCGGAAGCACGTGAACGTGCTCAGGCGATTGCGAGCGAAGTGACGGTAGTCGAACGTGATGACTCAGCACAAAATACCGATGAAGATGGCATCCTAGTTTCATGACGACAACGCACAACAGTGACGACGTGGATCCGCTGACAGTTCCTCAGGGCATTCCACTGCTAGATCGTGACACGCCTCCGCCGGAAGAAGCGGAGGAGGACACGAACGAAGTCCTCATTATCACCGGCCGTTCAGGTGCTGGCCGCTCTCAGGCTGCGCGTGCGTTAGAGGACCTCGACTGGTACGTGGTCGATAATCTGCCTCCCTCGATGCTGCCGGCACTGGTCGGCATGATGTCTCCACGCGGAGGTGCGGGCGTACACCGCCTGGCCGCCGTGGTAGATGTGCGCTCAGGCGCCTTTTTCGCTGACTTGACATCCACACTGGAAAAGATGCGCGACAGCGGAATCATGTACCGCCTCATTTTCCTGGAAGCCAACGAACCGACACTGGTGCGCCGATATGAGTCGAACAGGCGGCCGCACCCTCTTCAGGGGGACGGGACACTACTGGACGGCATCACACGTGAAATGGAGTTGTTGGCACCGCTGCGCGAACACGCGGATGAAGTGATCGATACGTCCGCTATGTCAGTGCATGACCTGTCGCGACACATCCGCGACGTCATTGCAGGGGAAGGAGAGCGTCCCCTGCAGCTCACAGTTGAATCTTTCGGATTCAAGTACGGACTGCCGCTGGATGCCGACCATGTCGTGGACGTCCGCTTCCTGAAGAACCCGTACTGGGTGGGGGAGCTGCGCCACTTGACGGGGCGCGACGAACCGGTCGCACAGTATGTGCTCGATCAGCCCGGAGCTCGCGAATTTGCCGAGAATTATGTTGACCTGCTGCTGCCCATCATGGAGGGCTATGTCAGTGAGCTGAAGCCTTTCGTGACGATTGCCGTCGGGTGCACAGGTGGTCGGCACCGGTCGGTCGCGATCGCAGAACTGATCGCTCAGCGTTTCCGTAGCCACCAATTGACGGTGCGAGTCCTTCACCGCGACATAGGCAGGGACTGATTATGGCGGGATATCTGGATGCAGAAGGATGGGCACAGCGCGGTGAATCCGGCTCACGTGTCGTTGCTTTGGGGGGTGGACACGGGCTGTCCGCAACCCTGCGGGCTCTGCGACACATCACGCATCAGCTCACAGCGATCGTCACAGTAGCCGACGATGGGGGATCCTCAGGACGTCTGCGTTCTGAAACAGATCTTCTACCTCCAGGAGATCTGCGAATGGCTCTGGCCAGTTTGTGCGAGGAAACCGAATGGGGACTGACCTGGCGCGATGTGATGCAGCTGCGTCTGCGTACCAACGGGCCATTGAATGGCCATGCCCTTGGGAACCTGCTGATCTCCGGCCTGTGGCAGCTTCTGGGCGACCCCGTTGAGGGTTTGGAATGGGTCGGCCGGCTCCTGGGCGCTCAGGGCCGGGTCCTGCCGATGGCATCAGTTCCACTGGACATTGAAGCCGATATGGAAAACGAAGGCGAGCTGTACACGGTACGGGGCCAGTCACGCGTCGCCGTCGCGCCCGGACGTGTGCGCCACGTGCGCCTTATCCCTGAGGATCCGCCCGTCCCAGAGGCTGCAATGCACGCCATCCAGGAAGCTGAATGGGTCGTGCTCGGTCCAGGGTCGTGGTACACCTCGTTAATTCCGCACCTGCTGGTTTCACAGTTGCACCGGGCACTGGTCACAACAGATGCCCACAGGGCACTGGTCCTGAATCTGGCCCGCCAGCGTGGTGAAACAGACACGATGAGCGCTGCCGATCACGTGCGCGTCCTACGCGACCATGCACCTGATCTCAAGCTGGACGTTGTCATTGCCGACCCGACTGCCACGGATGATATTGATACGCTCATTCAGGCAGCGCAGGACGTGGGCGCTCGAGTCATGTTGCGCCAGGTGCGAACGGGCGACGGGAAGCCCCATCATGATCCGTTGCGTCTGGCTGCGGCTCTGCGAGATGCATTCGATGGATTCATGGGAGAGGTGGGACGATCGGAACCGTGGTTAGCATGAGCAGTTGTCATCAAGGCGCTCTACACGACACGAGGAGGCGATCATGTCTTTAACGATGGACATGAAAGAGGAGCTTGCTCACCTGGTTCCTGCACGTCAATCGACAATGGCGGCCGAGGCTGCTGTGATGCTCCGATTTGCCGGAGGTCTGCACCTCGTGTCTGGTCGAATTATCATCGAGGCTGAACTGGATTCCCCACTTGTCGCTCGACGCCTGCGAGCCTTCCTCACCTCGCTGTACGGTACGGAATCATCTGTTGTTGTCGTGTCAGGTGGTGCGCTGCGTCGCGGTGACCGATACGTGGTGCGCGTCGTCAAGGAAGCAGACGCCCTGGCACGCGTGACAGGACTGGTCGATCAACTGGGACGCCCGGTCAGAGGCTTGGCGCCGCACCTGGTCAGCGCCGGAAAAGACGAAGCAGCAGCAGGATGGCGAGGAGCCTTTCTGGCACGAGGATCCCTGCTGGAACCGGGTCGATCAACGTCGATGGAAGTGACCTGTCCCGGCCCTGAAGCGGCAATGGCCCTTGTCGGGTGTGCACGACGACTGGGAGCGACGGGGAAGTCGCGCGAAATCCGCGGAGCTGATCGGGTTGTCATCCGGGAGGCGGACTCGATTTCCACGCTCATCAATGCGATGGGTGCCGTCAAGACGTTTGAGGTGTGGAAAGAACGCCGCGAACGTCGCGAAGCGCGAGGCAGCGCCAACCGCCTGGCCAACTTTGATGATGCGAACCTTCGGCGCTCGGCTCGTGCGGCAGTAGCCGCAGGTGCCAGGGTTCGACGTGCCTTTGAGATTCTGGGCGACTCCGTGCCGCCGCATCTGCGTGAGGCGGGCGAACTGCGCATCCAATACCGCCAGGCTTCATTGGAAGAACTGGGTAAGCACATTGATCCACCCTTGACTAAGGACGCCGTGGCGGGGCGCATCCGTAGACTGCTGGCAATGGCCGATAAGGCTGCACACGAGCAGGGGATACCCGACACTGAGTCTGCACTCACGCTCGAAATGTTCGATGATTAGAAGTGTCACGAACAGCCTGTTCGCTTGACGCAAACTTCTTGTAGGCCATTCGACCCTGACTAAATGGCCTATGGGGTGTACATTGAAGAGTGCTTGAACCGCAGAAGTCTGCGGGCTGGATTGTGGTACCGAGCCCTATCCGGTTGCACGAAATACGTGCCCCTTTATGGGGTACAAGCAGGAGGACTATAGTGACCATCCGCGTTGGAATCAACGGCTTCGGCCGCATCGGCCGCAACTTCTTCCGTGCCGCTCGTCAGCAGGGTGCGGATTTTGAAATCGTGGCAGTAAACGATCTGACCGATAACAAGACCCTCGCTCACTTGCTCAAGTTTGACTCCATCACGGGTCGTCTTGACGCAGAGGTGACCTACGACGAGGAGTCAATCTCCGTCGATGGAAAGAAGATTGTTGCTCTCGAAGAGCGCGATCCGGCCAACCTGCCGTGGAAGGACCTCGGCGTAGATGTCGTCGTCGAGTCCACCGGATTCTTTACAGACGGTGAGAAGGCAAAGGCCCACATCGAAGCCGGTGCCAAGAAGGTAATCATCTCCGCGCCTGGCAAGAACGTTGACGCCACATTCGTCATGGGCGTGAACAGCGACGACTACGACAACGAGAAGCACAACATCGTGTCGAACGCCTCGTGCACCACCAACTGCCTTGCTCCTCTGGCCAAGGTTCTCGATGAGGCTTTCGGAATCGATAGCGGCCTCATGGTGACCGTGCACGCCTACACCGGCGATCAGCGCATCCACGACGCACCGCACAAGGATCTGCGTCGCGCCCGCGCAGCAGCTCTGAACATCGTCCCGACCTCGACCGGTGCAGCCCGCGCCGTGTCCCTGGTTCTTCCTCAGCTGAAGGGCCGTCTGGACGGCTACGCAATGCGCGTCCCGGTTCCGACCGGCTCCGTCGTCGACCTCACCTTCATCCCGAAGAAGGAAGGCGTCACCGCCGAAGACGTGAACGCAGCATGCAAGGCAGCCTCGACCGGCGAATTTGCCGAAGCGTTCAAGTACTCCGAGGATGAACTGGTTTCGACCGACATCACCGGCGATCCCCACACCTCCATCTTCGACTCGAAGCTGACCAAGGTCATTGACAACCAGATCAAGGTTGTCTCCTGGTACGACAACGAATGGGGCTACTCCAACAGCCTCGTTCGCCTGACCTCGAAGGTCGCGGCCGCGCTCTGAGCACGACGTTAGAATGAGGAGAGGCGCCCGCATGCATATCTCTGCGTGCGGGCGCCTTTTCCATGGTGGCTCAACGAGCCGCCCCCATCGACGAATTTGACATACCCTGCACTGCACAATCAAGGGAGGTTCAATGAGGACCATAGAAACATTGGGTGACCTGCGCGGCAAGCGCGTCCTCGTCCGCTCGGACTTCAATGTCCCGATCAAGGACGGCGAAATCACCGACGACGGACGTATCCGGGCAGCTCTACCGACACTGAACAAGCTTGTTGACGAAGGAGCACGCATCCTCGTCATGGCACACATGGGTCGACCGAAAGGCGAAGTGAAGCCTGAATTCTCACTCAAGCCCGTTGCCGCACGTCTGGCAGAGCTGATCGATGCCCCCGTCAGCCTCGCAGAGGACACAACGGGCCCCTCGGCACACGAGGCGGCAGAAAAGATCAAGGACGGCGAGATCGTCCTGCTGGAGAATGTTCGATTCGACCCCCGCGAAACCTCGAAGGATGACGCGGAGCGTGAAGCCTTCGCCAAGGAAATGGCTGAACTGGCCGACGCATTCGTCTCCGACGGATTCGGCGTAGTCCACCGCAAGCAGGCATCCGTATACGACATCGCCAAGCTCCTGCCCTCCGCAGCCGGCCTCCTGGTCGTCAAGGAAATTGAATCCCTGTCACGCGTGACAGGCGATCCTGAGCGTCCCTACGCCGTTGTGCTGGGAGGCTCGAAAGTCTCCGACAAGCTCGGCGTCATCGAGAATCTGCTGACCAAGGCCGATATGCTGCTCATCGGCGGTGGCATGTCGTTCACCTTCCTGGCCGCGAAAGGCTACGAGGTGGGCAAGTCCCTGCTCGAGGAAGATCAGATCGATACAGTCAAGGAATACATCGACGAGGCCGACAAGCGCGGCGTCAAGCTGGTTCTCCCAGTCGACGTCGTTGCGGCGCCCGAATTCAAGGCTGACGCGCCGGCAACGGTTGTTGACGCCGACAAGATGCCCGCTGACCAGATGGGTCTGGACATCGGACCGAAGTCCGGCGAATTGTTCGCACAGACACTGGCCGAGGCCAAGACTGTGGCGTGGAACGGCCCGATGGGCGTATTCGAGTTCGAGGCATTCGCAGAGGGCACCCGCGCCGTGGCGCAGGCACTGTCATCAGGCTCAATGTTCTCGGTGGTCGGTGGCGGCGACTCGGCAGCAGCCATTCGTCAACTCGGATTCGACGAATCCACTTTCTCTCACATTTCCACAGGCGGTGGAGCGTCCCTCGAACTCCTCGAAGGCAAGACTCTGCCCGGTATCGCAGTTCTGGAGGACTGAAACATGGCACGTACACCTTTGATGGCCGGAAACTGGAAGATGAACCTCAACCACCTTGAGGCTGTTCATTTGGTCCAGGGCCTCGCAATGGCGTTGGATGACGCGAATTTCACCTATGACGACGTTGAAGTTGTGGTCATCCCACCGTTTACCGATATCCGCTCCGTTCAGACTGTCGTTGAGGGTGACAACCTCAAGATCAAGTACGGCGCGCAGGACATCTCAACGCACGAATCCGGCGCATACACCGGTGAAGTGTCAGCTGAAATGCTCGCCAAGCTGGGTGTCAGCTATGTTGTCGTCGGCCACTCCGAACGTCGCGAATACCACGGCGAAAGCGATGCATTGGTGGGCGAGAAGGCCCGCGTTGCACTGGCAGCCGGGATGACCCCGATCATCTGCTGCGGTGAGGGCCTCGAGGTCCGCAAGGAAGGCCGTCACGTCGAGCACGTCCTGGCTCAGATCGACGGTGCACTCGATGGGATGGACGCCGAGCAGGCTGCCAAGATCGTCATTGCCTACGAGCCCATCTGGGCGATCGGCACCGGCGAGGTTGCGACACCTGAAGATGCCCAGGAGGTGTGCGGTGCGATCCGCGCACGTCTGGCAGAGCTGTACACACCGGAACTGGCTGACAGCGTCCGCGTTCTGTACGGCGGCTCCGTGAAGTCGACGAACGTTGCTGACATTATGGCTCAGCCTGATGTTGACGGCGGACTGGTCGGCGGCGCCTCTCTGAAGGCGGAGGAGTTCTCGAAGATCGCTCTGTACAAGAACGCCTGATCGGCTCGCGCCGGTCTTCTGACAGTTCGCCTGGCGCGCCCTACTCAGGACGGCCAGGCGAACTGCGGCAGAGATGTGAGGTAACGCGCCGCGTGCCCAACTGGTGTTGGACGGCCTTATACCACTACACTGCCTACTGTTATCCCCAGCATGTGAATGGAAAACCAGTGACTGCTCTGAAAATAATCCTTGTCGTACTGACCGTTTTGGCCAGCATCCTGCTTGTATTGACAGTGCTGATGCACAAAGGGCGCGGCGGCGGCCTGTCAGATATGTTCGGCGGCGGCATTTCCACTACTGCGGGATCATCAGGCGTGGCAGAACGTAACCTGAATCGCATTACCTTGGCAATTCTGATCGTGTGGGTGGTGTGCATCGTAGCCTACGCGCTCCTGACCAAGATCACGGTCGCCAGCTAAGATACGGCCTTACGCTCAAGCTTTCGGTAATCGCACGTGAGACGTGAACGTCCCACGTGCGATTTCTCTATTGACTGTGCGCGCAGTGGGCTGAGACCACGACCCGGTGATTCAGCGAACTTCCAGGCCGCGCGCCGAATCCGTATCAAGCCAGAACGTGGTTCGATCGCGTGGAAGACCGGCAATCGGTCGATCCTGCTCATGCGCGCCCAACACCAGTGCCTCCGCCAGTGCGTCAGCCTTCGAATCACCGGGCGCGACAACCCAGATATCACGGGCACTGGCAATAGTCGACATCGGCAGCGACAGCCTCAACGGCGGCATTTTCGGTGAATCGCGCACTACCAGAACAGGCGCGCCATCAGCTTCGTGCGCGCGGCCCGGGAAGAGGGAGGCAATGTGCCCATCCGGTCCCATCCCGATCAGCGCAAAGTCAAGCACCCCGTCACCGATATCTGAGCGCCACAGATCTGCATAGTCCTCAGCCGCCTGATCGAGTCCCTGACCGCGGTCGGAGGGCATGGGGCGCAGCTGAATGCCGGGCAGTTGCGCGAACAGCGCGGATACGGCCTGCTGGTCATTACGCTCGGAGTGGGTGGCCTGAACGAAGCGTTCATCGACCCACCACACTCGAATATGCGACCAGTCGGCATCGAGGTCGTCCTCGTCAGCGATGATCGAAGCGAGATCGGCGAGAACGTCGTGCACGACGCCGCCTGCGATAGCCCACTGGAAGGGACGGTCAGCGCTGTGTTCACGCGCGTCCTGCACGAGGATTGGCAACAATTCGCGCGCAACAGCGCTGGCCAGATTCTTACGGTCAGAAGCGGTGACGATACGGGGCAGGGGAGAAGAAGTCATGACTGGTCCTTGCAATCGCGACGAACGTCGTGCAGGAAATTGCCGATCACGTGCTGATACATGAGGTCAGGATCTAAGCGTCTGAGTTCTTCCATCACGCAGTCCTGAATACTGCGCCGCGGAAGATTAACCGCGACAGGATCAAGACCCGAACGCTTGACATGCGCGACAGACGAGCCGGCAGGGCGCGTTAACGAGGCTTCCTCGGCATCATCAAACGTGAAGTGCACACCCGTAATGGTTTGAGCTGTCGGATCAGTGTCGACG
The sequence above is a segment of the Schaalia radingae genome. Coding sequences within it:
- the glnA gene encoding type I glutamate--ammonia ligase → MFTSEKEIVDFITREEIEFIDVRYCDLFGIQQHMIVPPNEFIDGALSDGLMFDGSSVRGFSAIHESDMKLVPDITTAYVDPFRAAKTLVVVFSVVDPFTSEPFSRDPRQVAQKAEAYLKSTGIADTCFIGAEAEFYMFDSVQYKVEPHHSMFRLDSDDAYWNTARNEDGMNLGYKTPLKGGYAPVSPIDMFADVRDHMTHNLAEAGLVIERAHHEVGAGGQHEINYRFAPLCQAADDMMKFKYIVRNSAWECGKTATFMPKPLFGDNGSGMHTHLSLWKDGDPLFYDERGYGSLSDLARWFIGGLLEHAPALLAFTNPSINSYRRLMPGFEAPVNLVYSARNRSACIRIPVSGTSPKAKRVEYRVPDPSANPYLSFSACLMAGLDGIRNRVEPAAPIDKDLYDLPPQEYTDIAKLPHSLEAALDHLRADSDFLTENDVFTQDLIDTWIEYKIANEIAPMRAYPHPAEFDMYFNV
- the uvrC gene encoding excinuclease ABC subunit UvrC, with the translated sequence MAKLDQWRPRTSDIPTQPGVYRFRDDQGRVIYVGKAKNLRNRLTNYFQDPQVLHPRTRHMVATAASVQWTVVSNEIEALSLEFTWIKEFDPRFNVMYRDDKSYPYLAVTMSEKFPRVHITRQSRRKGTRYFGPYTQVWAIRETIDMLLRVFPVRTCSPGVFKRYQAQCRPCLLGDIGKCSAPCAGRISADAHRELAQNLCEFMQGKAAPVIRSLEEQMKQAAAELDFEKAARLRDDLKAMTTVLERNTMVLEDGTDADVFALACDELDAAVYVFHVRGGRVRGTRGWVVDRVDDASEADLMSALLEQVYGDVPAAEQPLRGRPRGQAEARSVDDVAHTPTSALPREVLVSVEPADRDALEKWLTTLRGARVRVRVPQRGTAASLMKTVQENAQQSLVLHRTKRASDLTQRSRALEELAENLGLEAAPLRIECYDISHTAGQQQVASMVVFEDGAPRKSDYRTFNIRPRSDGTPPDDTAAMTQVLQRRFTRLLAEEAGIEGEDDDGVEFATGPIDPHTGRPRRFSYRPDLVVVDGALAQVNAAEKALTGVGVDLPVVGLAKRLEEVWVPGDEFPLILPRTSAALYLLQYLRDESHRFAITHHRRRRTKAQTRSVLDGIEGLGPVRQKALLAHFGSVKRLRAASAEQIEHVQGIGPALAATIVESLGTDREETRND
- the purT gene encoding formate-dependent phosphoribosylglycinamide formyltransferase; translated protein: MTESTSPLPTPLPARVLLLGSGELGRELTISLKRLGAHVTAVDAYAHAPAMQVADDYRVIDMSDPDSLRDVLSSVHVDLIVPELEAIATHVLAEFEQAGSARVVPNAFAVQATMDRERIRSVASAVPGVRTSKFRFASSVDEVRSALEYTGVPAFIKPTMSSSGHGQSRVESVDEAESAWTCAQDDARATTGRVIVEEGVTFDCEITLLTVRWWDDEAGEVRTSVCEPIGHRQVSGDYVESWQSADISPPARERAEEMAIAVTDALAEHGAEPCLGLFGVEFFIQGDDVWFSELSPRPHDTGMVTMMTQDQSEFDIHARAILGLPVDTTMRRTGASAVVKAPRAFSLAGYEGVARALRDGGDLRIFSKSATRAGRRLAVALAWGDSVPEARERAQAIASEVTVVERDDSAQNTDEDGILVS
- the rapZ gene encoding RNase adapter RapZ, with the protein product MTTTHNSDDVDPLTVPQGIPLLDRDTPPPEEAEEDTNEVLIITGRSGAGRSQAARALEDLDWYVVDNLPPSMLPALVGMMSPRGGAGVHRLAAVVDVRSGAFFADLTSTLEKMRDSGIMYRLIFLEANEPTLVRRYESNRRPHPLQGDGTLLDGITREMELLAPLREHADEVIDTSAMSVHDLSRHIRDVIAGEGERPLQLTVESFGFKYGLPLDADHVVDVRFLKNPYWVGELRHLTGRDEPVAQYVLDQPGAREFAENYVDLLLPIMEGYVSELKPFVTIAVGCTGGRHRSVAIAELIAQRFRSHQLTVRVLHRDIGRD
- a CDS encoding gluconeogenesis factor YvcK family protein, whose product is MAGYLDAEGWAQRGESGSRVVALGGGHGLSATLRALRHITHQLTAIVTVADDGGSSGRLRSETDLLPPGDLRMALASLCEETEWGLTWRDVMQLRLRTNGPLNGHALGNLLISGLWQLLGDPVEGLEWVGRLLGAQGRVLPMASVPLDIEADMENEGELYTVRGQSRVAVAPGRVRHVRLIPEDPPVPEAAMHAIQEAEWVVLGPGSWYTSLIPHLLVSQLHRALVTTDAHRALVLNLARQRGETDTMSAADHVRVLRDHAPDLKLDVVIADPTATDDIDTLIQAAQDVGARVMLRQVRTGDGKPHHDPLRLAAALRDAFDGFMGEVGRSEPWLA
- the whiA gene encoding DNA-binding protein WhiA — encoded protein: MSLTMDMKEELAHLVPARQSTMAAEAAVMLRFAGGLHLVSGRIIIEAELDSPLVARRLRAFLTSLYGTESSVVVVSGGALRRGDRYVVRVVKEADALARVTGLVDQLGRPVRGLAPHLVSAGKDEAAAGWRGAFLARGSLLEPGRSTSMEVTCPGPEAAMALVGCARRLGATGKSREIRGADRVVIREADSISTLINAMGAVKTFEVWKERRERREARGSANRLANFDDANLRRSARAAVAAGARVRRAFEILGDSVPPHLREAGELRIQYRQASLEELGKHIDPPLTKDAVAGRIRRLLAMADKAAHEQGIPDTESALTLEMFDD